CACCAGCTCCCAACACACTCTCCTGTGAGCTAGCCCCACTTGGTGGGGGCTCCAGTCTCCCACCATGAGGCTGACAAAGCCAAGACCCCATTCGAGAGAGGACGGACAGACACAACTGCAGACCACGGCCACACGAGTCAACACGCTCATCCCCTCCCCGGTCTCCCCCCACCGACGCCAGCACGTGACATCAGTTTAATGaccaaaaagcaaaacacaggAGCGGTGGGAAATACAAGGATTTTGCACAGATCTCCGGTCGTTGTGAACAGAGAGCTCTCAGGACTGCAGAGCTGCTCGGCCACATGTCTGGATGGCAGTGGCTGCAGACGCAATCCCGAAAAGGAAGTGAGCATTCAGGAAAGCATGCGATCCCGAGGACAAGCCTGTCATTAGGGTTACAACTCCAGGAGGCAAGGCTCGTGCTTGCTGATCACAGAGCTCATAATTACACCTCAGTGACAatgcaaaaatcaaaatatgttttaatacATTGGTTCTGCCAGCATCAAGGATACAACTTCCAGGAACAGCTGACATCACATGTCCGTATCTACACATGCTGGGCTCCCAGAGCTCCACCCAGGTTCCCCCAAGCCACATCACCCCACACCGCGAGGGGGCGGCCCGCGGTTCAGTTTCACTGGGGACAGGTTGGTGGTCACCCGCCATGCAGAGATCTGACACACAAGAGACTTTCCTCAGAGCGTGCACGTCGTGGACGCTGTGTGCACCTCAGCAGGGCAGCTCTGGCCTAGGCCCTGAACCTCAGCAGGTGCGCCGGGCTTTCTGTGCAGGAGCAGGCACCCTCCACTAGCCAGGGCAGCCCTCACAGATTGTCCAGGTGGGCCCAATCAAACCCATCGCACCCTCCCGCCATCACTTGCAAGGGGGTCCTCCACCTCCCTCCATCGGCATTCCCCCTTGCTGGGCTGGCAGAGCCTCTGTACCACACTTGCAAagagaagcagctgagcaccTCCCGCTGCCCAGGGCTCCTAGGAGCACAGGTTTGTGCAAGGCTCACCTGAGGGACGCAGACTACCTCTTGGGTCACCAGACTgcatttctcctttttatttgatgagggagggaggagggtggaggggaagagGGCGATCGACCCCTCACCACTGGTCCACAACCCCAGGTGTCTTCCACAGCTAGACCTGGACCAGGCCcacactgggagccaggagctccacacaGGTGCCTCCTGTGGGGGAGTGTGGGCACCTGTGCAGCCTGGGAACACAACGGGAGCACAGCAGCAGACTCAAAACAACATGGGACGTGGCACCCCTGCTGGGCCAAGATACCGCCTTCCCCAAAGGACCTGCATCCTGACCGCACCCACCTGGAAGGGCAGCCCATCACCCGGCTCTAGCTGAGTGCTGTGCAGCATGAGGAAAGCAGGTGGGGTCTCCGTGCCCACAAATGTCAGTGACACTAACAAACAGGTCACTCTCCCCTCAGTGGGGTCCTTCCAAGGAATGAGGTGTCTGGCACCAATTCCCAtatcaagcactggcatcccatacaagcaccagttcaggtcccggctgctccacttcccattccctgccaatgcacctgggaggcagcgggatgacaagtccatgggcccctgaGCCTCccaggagacccaaagaagctcctggttctagcATGGGCCATTCGGGTATTTGACCAGAGGGATGAAACATCCCTAAcacttccaaataagtaaaatcctCCCAAAAAAGATGTCaggtttggcccagtcctggcagcgGGCCAGTTTCTGCACACTGTAGCTGCGGCCGTACCACTCAGGAACAATCCCCAGCAGCAGGAAGTCAGACTGCATGGTCTCCACAGGGAAGACCTCTGCCGACCACCATCCTGGAAGCTGCTGGAAGCTCTCCCTGGTACAGCCTCTTTTGTGACAGCAAGTAAGACCCTACCAAGTCAAACAGCCCCCAGGGCCGGGacaccctcaccccaccccatgtGAGAGCAGACACCAAGGCAGTGTTGCCAAGCGGGGGTGGGAGGACCACGGTCAGTGCGTGCTGCCTTTTCTGCAGCGGCAAGCTGTCTGCGTTACTCGCTAGACCCTGGATCTGACCCTGTGGAGCACTGTTATGTGGAGCATTCAGCCTGGCCAACTCCTGCGTCACCAGGGGAAGCCCGACACCCACGCTAACGGGCCATGTAGTGGTTAGCCAGAAAAAGACAAGATTCCTGCTGTCAGACTAACATCAgtccttaagaaaaaataataacaggCCTTGCACAAGTCTTAGTAGCCATGTGTTAGCCACTTTAATATCAAATGTGATCAAAACTCGATTACAAGAGTTCAGAAAGGCATAGAAAATCCACGGTGTTTCCATTTTATTACAAGTTTTTGAATCTAGGAccagtcaaagaaaaaaaaacttatatgcTAACTTGAGTCCAGGGTTAATTTCTGACAACCGAACTACAAACTACTACATGGGAACATCAACGCAACAAACAAAATGTGCAAACCCAAGTCACAAACTCCAGTGAACCATGGCACGGACACAGCCCAGGCGGCGAGTGCTGCCGGGCGCCTGCAACGTCAGAGCAGTGCGCACACAACTCGGTTGCAGGACATTTGCATAGAAGACAATGCCAGAGGCTTGGCCCCAGAAACCTGCAAAGCCTCCACAGGCTTCGCACATCCCCCGGCCCGGGGTCACACAGCAGTCAAGGTGGACTCCGGTGGCAGGAGACCCCTTAGAGAGCACAGACCTGCACAGCGTGGCTCCAACACACACGAGGCCAGACTGCTGCAGAACTGCTTAACCACTGCAGGGCACCAGGCACTGAGCCCGGCAACAACCTCCCCACTCGGGCCGGCTCCCACCACACCCCAGGACAGGGCCCATTGGCCCGTCTGGCTGGAGGGGCTTCTGCCAGGAGCTCTGAGGGCAAGCCCAGTAGTTCCCATGACCCCAGCAGGAGCACTGGCCAAGCCCACCTTGGCCCGCTGCCCCTAATCCGCCAGGGGGTCCCCTCACCAGAGCTGCAGGGAAGCTCTAGGCTTGTCCCCAGCTCCCCCTGCTGGAGGTCAAGGTGACAGCAGTTGCAAAGGCGTGAAGAAATCCACTATTTACAAACTCGCTTGTTTATACACTTCTCAGGCCGCAAAAGCTGCAGCAAAGCTAAGGGCACACTGTGTGTGCTGGACTCTCACTACCAGGAAGGGGAACCGAGAATGAGAGCGCATTCTCCCGGCCCCAGGGAAGGAGGAGCCCCCGGTACTGGGGCACTAAGGAAAGGTCACCACAGCTACCTGCTCGGGCCACTTGGCGTCCGTTTCCTTACAGTGGCTCCTCCTCCCTTTTACCACCCCCagaaccaaatttttaaaaaattgaatttttcaaaCAAATTCCAACAAGCCCAAGCGGAGCTAAGTGGGCAGCAAGCAGCGGGAAGCCCCGGCCAGGACCTCTGCTCGTCCGTGGGGTCCGGGCAGCACAGACACAGGCTAAACAATGTTTGGTTCCCAAGTTTTATTCAAGAACTCATACAAAATATTGAAGAGAAATGAGtttaatcctcctcctcctcctcctcttcatcctGATTGATCTGGAAGTATCGCAGCTCGTAGCTCTCCTTGGTGTTGGCAACGACGCGCAGCCAATCACGCAGGTTAttcttcttcaaatattttttggtGAGATACTTCAAGTACCTGCGGAGAAAGACCTTGAGAGCGCCACCAGACGGGGCCTTTATACACCCAACGTGCCTCCCCAAGTGGCAAGGCCACCCAGCCGGTGACTCGGCCACAAGGGATAACAGGAAAACCAGCCCAGGCGAGCAGACTCCGCTGGGTCTGGCTCGGGGTCCCGCGGGAGGACAATATGTGGGTAGCGCGGGCCCTGGCAGTGTGCTGCAGGCTGCGTCCCAGACGCTCCGCTGGCCAAGGTGCTGGTGGCTCCCTTGCCATGGGGACGGCATCACCCAGCCATCGCCctcccacagcacacacagcttTCTATTCCGTCAGCCCAGGCCACCTCTGCCCAGCCAGACACCACCGCAAGCTCCTGGAGAACCTGGaaggccagcagccccagcaggctCTCCACTGCAGCCTGGGGCGAGCAcgcctggcacagcagctgacGGCCcgggtgctggcactgcccacCACCGACGTGGGAGTCCCAGGTGGAACGCCAGACTtccggcctcagcctggcccagcctcagccactctaccagccacatgggaagtgaaccagcggattaaAGACCTCTCAGTAAATCTCcaacctttccagtaaaaatattcttaaaaatatttgtttttcgaTAAACGGCTAAGGCTGCGCATCTCGAGGCTGAGCCCCCTCTGCTGACCCACTGCCGACACAGCAGTTACACCAGTCtgacaatttttatttgaaaggcagatttagagacagagaggtcttccattggctggttcactcccaaatgaccgccacagccagagctgagctgatctgaagccaggagccaggagccaggaaccagcgggtgcagggtcccaaggctttgggctgtcctcgactgctttcccaggccacaggcagggagctggatgggaagtggagcagccaggactcaaaccagtgcccagatggtgGGATACAGTGCTGTGCCCCCTGCCAGCTTTCTTCCCTCACCTGCTTTGAAGCCCAGCGGCTGCTATTCTGTCCCTTCCCAAACTCAGAAAGAATCTGCTTCCCAGGTCCCTGCTGGACACAACCTTGCAcacctgtccccccccccccagggatcTAGGGTACTTACAGCTCACTCTAGCCACTTTCCCCACAGGAAAATAACCCAAGTTGGTTGTCCCATTTAAAAGTACcttttgtcattttttatttgtaCTACATTCAGATAATCTGTTAAATTCAAGATTTCCAGTGGGGGTCCGGTAGCCtagcgattaaagtccttgccttgcacgcccgggatcccatatgggctctggtttatatcccagctgctccacttcccttccaagctccctgcttgtggcctgggaaagcagggggatggcccaaagccttggggccctgcatcggcgtgggactcagaagaagcttctggctcctggcttcagatcagctcagctctggctgtggcagccactcgGGAAGTAGAGAAgtgaggctctctctctctctctctttcactctgtaaatctgactttccaaaaaaaaagtaagtcttttGTTTTTGTCCCCACccacaataaatcttaaaaagattttcaGTAAAATGAAGATTCtctttttacgatttatttattttattggaaagtcagagctatagaaaggaggagacacaaagatcttccacccactgattcactccccaggagccaagaatctcttctgggtctgccacatgagtgggcgggtctcagggctttgggccgtcctcgactgctttcccaggccacaagcagggagctggatgggaagcagtaccACCGGGACAGGAACCttcgtccatatgggatcccagcgcatgcaagacaaggactccagccgctaggttagtgtgccgggccctaaagatttCCTTAATAGGATGTTGTGGTGAAAAATAATAGATTTGGTAAAAATATGTAGTGTTAAGAGATAAGCAGCATCATGCTCCAGCTTAGACACACCCCGAATGCTTCCAGAAAGTACAATTAGCACCGTGACACAGAAAGCCCCGGGGAAAGGGGAACTTAACCTGGGTGCACCAGCAGGCGCTCTCACACCAGCCTGGTCCACAGCCTCCGGAACAGGACGCGGGGGCGCCCTGAGCCGACAgctgcccctgcctcctcccattCCAGAGGCTCTCCAAGGGAGTGCCAAGGAAGGCATCGCTTGTGAGACCAGCACCCTATCAGGGAAGAGTCCAGTCCCGTCTCCTccagctcagatccagctccctgcactgcCCCCGGGAAGCgagcagatggcccaaggagctgggcccctgccctcaCGTGGGAAGCCAGCTGTGTCTCTGGTCCATGCACAGTCAGTCTGCTGGTCTAACACATTTTAAAGATACGGAAAGGCCTGAGCATAGCCAGTCTGCCCCAGGACACCTTGATTATGTCTCAGCACAGCCTGTCGGGGACAAGCGAACGCCTGTCTTGTAAAGCAAGCAAGTGTGCACCCAAGGACCTACTGGGTCTGAATGGAGCTCTTCAGACTCATCGGACAAGTGCATGGGCACACTCccgcagcagcagggagccagctgTACCCTCTGGAGGGCACAGTGAGGGGTAGGGTGggggcagcagctcagctcccgcCGTGCGCAGCAACACCCCGCATCTTGGATCTGAGGCAGTCCTGGCTGCCCGGCTTCTAAtgccccagcctgcccctggTGCACACCACAGGGGAAGCAGACGGCGACTCAGGAGCCTGGGCCCCGACCGCTCCACACAGCAGACCAGGGAGTTCCTAGCCCAGCCCTGTAGAGAGGTAAAACGCCAAGAAACAGATGGGGCACAAGTGggccctgtggcacagcaggcttagTAGCACCTGGGACGCCAACCTCCGTATGGTACCCGAGTGCCAGTGGCTGTCCCAGCTCGGCCGCTTCTGacgcagctttctgctaatgcagctgaTGAGGCAGTGCACGGTGGCCCAAAGGCCCGGCTTCCCGCTCCCCAAAGGGAAACCCGGACGGAGTATCTGGCTCTTGGAAGCTGCAGGCTttcagggagtgagccactgAGCTGAACCTGCATCTCAAATTCATCCATCTTAGGTCTATGTTGCAGATCTCAGCACCGGTACTGCCCAAGTTACTTCAGAGCGAGAGAGACAGGAGCTAAACCCAGGCAGGAGTCTCCAGCCCACAGCCCGTGCTCGCTAGCTCCCAGCGGCCCTGCAGCCGAGGGCCCCGGCCGCCCTACCTCTTGGAAAAAGGCACCTCGGAGGTCACGGTGATCTTGCTCTTGCTCCGCTCGAGGCTCACCACCCCGCCGCCGAGGCTCCCGGCCTTCCCGTTGACCTTGATTCTCTCCTGGAGAAACTGCTCCTGCAGGGGTTGGAGGGCAGGACCAGCAGTGAGGCCAGGGACGGGGCCCCCCGACAGCTGGCTGCTGCACGCTGTCGCCCCGCAGCCCTCCAACAGCCCAGCTGCTTCTTCCATGTTCAGGCTTACAGACAGCAGGGCAGACACAGTGAGGAGGCTGCAGGGAATCAACTTCAGCCTCCAccgacgccagcatcccacaaggcgtcagttcaagtcccagttgtaccacttctcatccagctccctgctaacaacctggaaaagcagtagaggagggcaaagtccttgggtccctgcacccacctgggaggcctgcaagaagctcctggcttcagacaggcccagccccggccactgcagccatctggggtatGACACAAGTCCTGCTTTGGACCCGGCTGCTGCCAAggccactctgggaggcagcagtgatggcctcgGGAGGTGCCGCCTCAGTCTTACAGGCATTAAGGTGTCAACTGGCAGATGGCCATGTGTTCTCTCACAGTCATCTTAAgaataaaaatagggcccggtgcggtggcctagaggctaaagtcctcgccttgaatgcgccgggatcccatacgggcactggatctaatcccagcagccccgcttcccatccagctctctgcttgtaacctgggaaagcagttgaggatggcccaaagccttgggaccctgcacccgcatgggagacccagaagaagctcctggcccctggcttcagactggctcaactacTGCCactgcggccgcttagggagtgaaccatcagacaaagatcttcctctctgtctctcctcctctctgtatatctgactttccaaaaataaataaatcttaaaataaatgataacaAATCCTTAGCTATTATTCATTTAAATCCTAAAGTCCAGGTAAAAAACACACATCAAGCATGGCAGCACCTCACCTGCTTGCACCTGCTCCTACACTAAGCACAACCTGACCACTCCCACTGGCTCACatggcctccccagcacctgcaggggaAACTAAGGCTAACTCTTTACAGGAAGCACATCAGCCCAGAGGCAGGTCctcagaggagcctgggcaggccTCCCCTCCATGGCTTTGATGGTTCTTAGTCAAAGGGGTTTCTTTTTCTCGTGCTGTTCCAATGAAATGAACTTTTTACTTTactaaagattcacttatttttattgaaaggcagatttaccgaaaggagagatattccatccactccaacaccccaaatggctacaagggctgtatctgagccaatctgaaaccaggagccaggagcttctctggatctcccatgcgggtgcagggtcccaaggctttgggccatcctctactactttcccaggttacaagcaggaagctggatgggaagtggagcagtcaggacacaaaccggcacccaagtgggatcctAGAgcttgcaaagtaaggatttatcCAGCAAGCAATTGCACCAGGAcaaaaaatatcattttctttaaaactttaaCATATGtatcagtgttgtggtacagcaggtaaacACCAGCCATGGGGACAAACAACGAATCAATGGctcatcttccacctccaagtgccaagatcccatatgggtgccagttcgtgtcccggctgctccacttccaaccagctccctgcttgtggcctgggaaagcagcagaggatggcccaaagccttaggaccctgtcacccacgtggaggGCCACGCCAGCTCCATGCTCCTAACCTTAGTGAGACACAGGTCAGGCCAGTGCAGGCGTCTAGGGCACGAACCAGCACAGGCAATCTCCATCCTTCTGCCCTGCAAATAATCCACATTTAAGCGGGGTAGAGGAGGGCCCAGCGCCTAACTCTAATGgccaaaatcctcgccttgtgcTGGGATTCAACATGGGGGCtggttgtatcccagctgttccacttcccatccaggtccctgctgtggcagttgaggatggcccaaagccttgggactctgcacccgcgtgggagacctggaagaggctcctggcttcagattggctcagctccgctgctgcagccacatggggcgtgaatcagaggatgggatACCTGTCTGTctctattctctgtaaatctgcctttccaagaaaaaagggggggaggggagccaTGCAGACACTTGCTCCTGTCCTGCCTGTGTCACCTGCGTGCGGGAAGCCAGCAGAGGAGAGCTCCAGTGCaagggcccctgcccccatgcgGGGACCACCGggacttctgggctcctggctctgatggctgcagacatctgggggtGAGCAGGCCGACAGACGGTCTGTCGGTCCCTCCATGTTTCTCAATAAACCTTGAATAGAAGCCTCCTGTGGCTAGCGTGTGCTGTACCAGGTGAAGCGCTGCTTTcaacatgggcatcccatatgggtgtcggcccgagtcctggctgctccacttcccttccagctccctgcctgtggcctgggaaagcagtcaaggacggcccaaagccttgggaccgtgtacccaCGTTgaagacctagaagctcctggctttagattggctcagctgagaCACtggtggccacttgcggagtgaatcagcggatggaagatctttctctgttactccttttctatgtaaagctgactttccaataaaacaaacacatcaTTTAAACACAGGCTCCGCACCTGCTGCCGCCTGAATCCCAGGTCCAGGCAGAGGCCGGGCCCAATACCCAGCGACGTGGGCCCGGATCCTGGACAGCCTCCAATCTAATAATACCAATTCTGAGAATGAACAGAATGGAGCCTGGAATCAGAGCAGTTCTCTAGCTGCCCCAACTACTGCCAACCTGCGAAGCCAGCTTGGGCACCTGTGGGACATCAGGGCCCCACAGGCACCGGCTCACTTACAAAGTTGGCAGCGTCCAtgatgccatcctccactgggtGGGTGCAGTCCAGCGTGAACTTCAgaagttgcttcttttttttgcCCCCCTTCGCTACAAGTTTTttctaaagagaaacacaaatAACAGAAATGACACTTCAATCAAAATCCACCCACACTAGAGCATTAGCAGCCCTCCTCACCCTCCACCACCAAACACCACCACACAGGCCCCACCGGGCCGTGCTCCCTTGCAAGGGGGTCTGAGCTCATGCACAGGCTAACACATGCCACCCGAGTCCGGTTTCCAGCCAGGGGTCCCTGGCACAGGTCGGCTGGTCGGCCTCCACCccgcctgcagcagcagcatggccCGGTTCTGGTCGGTGCCAGCCTGGCTGTTCAGGATAATGCTGGGCCTTAGGATGTGGGCCAAGAGTGTGCACGAACTCCCAAACCAACCAGGGGGCACAGCCGCACACCACCAGCCTCCAGACCACCCCACTCTGGCTTCCTCTCCCTCAGCTGTAAGTACCTGACACACCAGCTCCCCCCGCCAACACCTAGACAATCCTCTCCAGGCACATCTGCCCTGCCCGCTCCAGACGCCTGCACGGATTCACCCACAACCTGCACCACGGGGTGGACGGTGGCCAAAGCATGACTCCTGCCACATCTCTCACCCCAAGTGAACATCCAGGCTTATTTAAAACTCCAGTCCCGGGAACACACCTGCTCCCCGGCAGCTTCAAACCTCACGGACCAGAGGCACGGGGCGGTCCTCCCCTCCACCGTGGGCAGCCCACCCGGGGGGAGGACCGAGAAGACGCACCGGAACCAGGGTCATCCTGCCTCCGACCCCTGTCCCATGCCATCCCTGGTCCAGCCCACTCCAGCACCCTGGTCCACGCCATCCCTGGTCCACCCCACCCCTGATCCACgccacccccatcccacccccacgcCATCCCTGGTCCACCCCACCCCCGGTCCACCCTGCTTCAGCTCTGATCCACACCATCCCTGGTCCAGCCCACCCCTGGTCTACCGCACCCCTGGTCCGGGTCACCCCTAGTCCACGCCACCCGCGCCGGCAGGCCCGCGTGCTCCCCGCCCTGCGCCCCAAGCCGAGCCGCCCGACCCCCGCGGTCACGGGCCTCAGGCCGCGGCCTCCTCTTCCCACGGCCTGCGGGGCCCCCTAGCCGCCCCGGCGCTGCCCTCGGAAGGCGCCGCGTCCCCGGCGAGCCCGCGCAGCCGCCGGGCGCCCGAAGCCCTCGCGCCGCCCCCCGGGAGCCCAGGCCGCGCGCGGAGCCGCACTAACCACGGGCGCCATGGCGGCAGCGGAGGCAGAAAGGGAGGCGGACGCAGCACGCAGACGCCAAGAGCACGCAGCGCGCCGGAAGCGAGGGACCCAGGCAGCACCAGTCGCTCTGCCCCGCCCCTCGCTCGCCGCCGGCCCGAGGCAGCGCGTGCGCGCAGGGAGCGATTGGTCTTGCCTGGTCGCACGGTGAGGCGGCGTGCAGGCCGGACGGTCTATCCCCCGGCGAGCATGCGCGTTGGCGCGGGGGGCCCCGGAGACCCCACCTGGACGAGCCCGAAGGGAGACGAAGGGGCTCACTCttgttttgaaaagaaattaaagagatTCACTAAGCCGGCATGGACCCCAGGGCCTGTGGGAAGTGAGGAACGTTAGGAGATGGGGGTACCGCTGCCCAAGACCACTATGGCTCCCTCCAGAGCCCAGCCCTCCTTGGGGCGCGGCCAGTGGGGTGTCCCTGCAAGCGGGGTGCATGGCCGCACTGCGCCGCCTCGGGCAGTGCCCACTCCTCATCCATCTCCTCCCTCGTCCCAGGACGGGGCTCAGCGTAACGGGGTGCGGGGGCACACCCTTGGTTAGCAGCCCCggggagcaggcagcagggcgCCCCTCGCATGTGCCACCCCAGGGACAGCTCTGCACTCATTTCTCTCTCAGAAAGTGTGTTTGGTCCGACCCACAGTCTTGAGCTTTGCAGAGACACGAAAAGACAGACGCGCAGCTGAAGCCAGACTGGTGGTTTTGAGTCCGCACTTAACCGGGTCTGTGCCATCCTGGGTTACACGGTGACAACACATACCGAGTGCTTACACTGTACTGCAGGCGCATTAaaagcatttcttcttttttattttttttttagagatttatttatttttattacaaagtcagatatacagagaggaggagagacagggaggaagatcttccgtccgatgattcactccccaagtgagcgcaaaggctggtgctgcgccaatccgaagccgggaaccaggaacctcttccaggcctcccacgcaggtgcagggtcccaaagctctgggctgtcctccactgctttcccaggccacaagcagggagctggatgggaagtggagcttccaggattagaaccggtgtccatatgggatcccagcgcgttcaaggtgaagacttcagccactaggccacaccgccgggcccaaaagcatttcttcttaaaaatgaattaaatagggctcggcagcgtggcctggtggctaaggtcctcgccttgatcccatatggacgctggttctaatcccggcagctccacttcctctctgtctctgctcctctcagtatatctgactttgtaataaaaataaaataaatcttaaaaaaaaaaaagaagctaaaaaaaaaagagtgaattaaatagcccggcacagtagcataacagctaaagtcctcactttgaatgcgctgggatcccatgtggacactggttctaatcccggcggcctgattcccatccagctccctgcttgtggtctgagaaagcattccaggatggcccaaagccttgggaccctgcacccacgtgggagacctggaagaacttgaTCTCCGGTCGtaggggctgcttggggagtgaaccatcagacggaagatcttcctctctgtctctcccctgtatatctgcttttccaataaaaataaataaatcttttttaaaaaactgaattaatcattgtatttacttatttgaaaggcagagagagagagaaacaccttcCCTTCACTGGGACCTCCCCAGATGTCCTTCATGTCCAGGAACTCTGACCCGATCTTGGGTTTCCCACCTACTGTAGCAAGACCCCAACCCCCGACATTGGCCCCGTCCCCAGGGTGCACATGTCTTGGATGGGGAACAGAGACTGGGCAACAACCCAGAGAACTTGCTATGGCACATGGGTATGCTGGGCCTGCGCGTCTGATTTCAAGGGCTTCCAGTTTACCGTGAGTTTTCTGGGGTGCTACCCCACTGAAAATAGGGGAGCATGTGTGGTGGGGGCCGTTTCAGTGCCCTCAGCCCCTCCGCTCACCGCTGCCCGCTGCACACCCTCCTTTTCACTGTCCCCTGTGTCAGATGCTGTTGTGGGCTGTACAGTTGTCCTGTGCTGGCCTGTTCTATGTCCCAGCGTGCAGTCCCCTCTCTGACCCACACTAGAGTGACTGGATGGAATGGACGGAGTAATAGAAATTCAAGTTTGAGGAAGActtggggccagcgctgtggcacagcaatgCCGTGTGGGCCCAGCTCAAGTCTCAGTTGctttacttccagtccagctctgtgctgatgcacccgggaaagcagtgaagatggcgcAGGTGCCCACACTGGACTCGCGGACACAGCCgctcaggctcagccctggctgcagcagccatctgaggagtgaaccagtggggggATCTTTTCTctcatgctctgcctttcaaa
This window of the Ochotona princeps isolate mOchPri1 chromosome 2, mOchPri1.hap1, whole genome shotgun sequence genome carries:
- the RPL22 gene encoding large ribosomal subunit protein eL22, giving the protein MAPVKKLVAKGGKKKKQLLKFTLDCTHPVEDGIMDAANFEQFLQERIKVNGKAGSLGGGVVSLERSKSKITVTSEVPFSKRYLKYLTKKYLKKNNLRDWLRVVANTKESYELRYFQINQDEEEEEEED